The genomic DNA GTGCCCCCTTGAGCTTGCTGCCGAGGCCCTGCGCCAGCGCGCGCGCCACGCTGATGCCCTGGCTGTAGCGCCCGAGCGCATAGGCCTGCCAGTAGAGCGCGTGGCAGTTGTCGGGCTCGGCGCTGGCCTGAACGGCGGCGCGTTCGATGACCTGCCGGAACATCGAAAGCCGGACTGATTCGCGCGGCTCCAGGTAGTTGGCATAAACGGCGGTGGCCTGGTTGGCCAGCACCAGGCCCTCCGGGCCGTGCGCCAGGCCGAGCGCGGCGGCGCGCTCGAACTCGCCGTTGTGATAGAGCGCCCAGCCATCGGCCAGCGGATGTCCGCTCGGCGGGGGCGGCAGGGCGTGGCCGGCGTGCAGCCGGGGCCAGTGCCGCAGCAGGCTGTGCGCGTCATAGCGCGGCAGGTCGGCGTAGGGCAGCGGTGTCCAGGATTGCGCAGCAGCCGCGGCAACCGGGCTGGCGGACATCAGCGAGAGCGGCTTGAAATCTGGATGGGACATGGCGTTAGCGGGCCTCGGCTGCCAAATCGGCGGCGGCCTCCGCAGGCCGCACGCTTGCGGGATCATCGCCGCTGTAGGCGTTGCTCAGTGTCAGCAAATGCCGCCGCTGCTCGCCTTCGAGGTACGGCGCGAGCAGGTGCAGCGTGTGCTGGCCGCCGCGCATCAGCGCGCCCTGGGCGTGGGCCGGTTCGAGCGCCTCGCGCGGATTGCGCACGTACTCGTAGCTGAGCCAGTAGGTCAGCACCACCACCATGCTCTGGGCGAGGGTGTCGACCTCGTGCACGTCGATGTCCAGGTGGCCGGCCCGGCTCAGCCCCGCGATCAGCATGCGGATGGCGCGCGTCTTGTTCTTGAGCACCAGCTGGAACTGCGTTTCCAGGTGCCGGTTCTTGCTCAGCAGGTCGTTCAGGTCGCGGTAGAGGAAGCGGTATCGCCAGATCAGCTCGAACAGGCTGTGCATGAAGAACCAGGCGTCTTCCACATCGTGCACGCCTTCGCTGGCATGCAGCAGCTCGTTGAGCTCGGCCTCGTAGCCTTCGTAGAGCTTGTTGATCAGCTCTTCCTTGGCGGGGTAGTGGTAGTAGAGGTTGCCGGGGCTGATGTTGAGCTCGCCCGCCACCAGCGTGGTGGAGACGTTCGGCTCGCCGAAGCGGTTGAACAGCTCGAGTGCGGCTTCGAGGATGCG from Variovorax sp. V93 includes the following:
- a CDS encoding TetR/AcrR family transcriptional regulator gives rise to the protein MAKKAPRRTAQRILEAALELFNRFGEPNVSTTLVAGELNISPGNLYYHYPAKEELINKLYEGYEAELNELLHASEGVHDVEDAWFFMHSLFELIWRYRFLYRDLNDLLSKNRHLETQFQLVLKNKTRAIRMLIAGLSRAGHLDIDVHEVDTLAQSMVVVLTYWLSYEYVRNPREALEPAHAQGALMRGGQHTLHLLAPYLEGEQRRHLLTLSNAYSGDDPASVRPAEAAADLAAEAR